A single genomic interval of Labeo rohita strain BAU-BD-2019 chromosome 13, IGBB_LRoh.1.0, whole genome shotgun sequence harbors:
- the LOC127175279 gene encoding nuclear factor NF-kappa-B p100 subunit isoform X1 — translation MAGALRMDDAQYPMKFNNEFLDLHYLQEPFEVKPEPYVPETIHGPYLQIIEEPKQRGFRFRYECEGPSHGGLPGASSERNRRTYPTVKVSNYVGLARVEVQLVTHTDPPRVHAHSLVGRHCNDNGICTIDVGPNDLTAQFSNLGILHVTKRGVVEVLTKRLREEKRRMKEAGYKSTDAEDQAILQEAKELGKNMDLNIVRLKFTAYLQDSNGSFTRALKPVVSNPIYDSKSPNASNLKISRMDKTSGSVLGGEEVFLLCDKVQKDDIDIRFYEEEEDGGWEAFGDFSPTDVHKQYAIVFKTPPYRCADITRPVTVFLQLKRKKGGDCSEPKQFTYIPHNQDKEEVQRKRMKALPQPYDHWRGGPQGGAGAFGGPGSGTGGGGMGGGFQYNHPMDGSGYFIGGCTGFSGGAQMSGSTPQAEGSQNQPTNTQTQSGSQMQQQLFQIATALQNRATLMAKCSARALLQYCSTGDVRPLLVLQRHLCGVQDENGDTPLHLAIIHQQPVVVQHLIQALNNTPQQKFINKLNKLNQAPLHLAVITKQPKLVEMLMKTGADPSLLDHEGRTALHLAAHTGDEATLRLILGMLGERHAHLINSADFSGQYPVHLAVKKDGEHCLRLLVEAGAKINMPEQKSGCTALHLAVRDNLLKLACYLITELKADVNACTYGGNSPLHFAASQGSPPLCSMLIAAGADKRMENDEPLFYQSSSSSDEDDESEKNEVDRQLPDHMVQQVHCMSISSERGTFNPRKRPAAGHTPFDLAKCQKVRDLLDGRKGPKHSSLAPKRTKISTEEANQGLDGEVLTKLCGILIEDHVPWRELAEKLGMLTLSHLYQDSPSPCQKLLESYQLSGGPVDGLVEALQSLGVSEGVRLLRDSQPREDKQNTDSKEDSGFGSQSIDEEMGNPAMANH, via the exons ATGGCTGGAGCACTGAG GATGGATGATGCACAGTATCCCATGAAGTTTAACAATGAG TTCCTGGACCTTCATTATCTGCAAGAACCTTTTGAGGTGAAGCCAGAACCCTATGTGCCAGAGACAA TTCATGGGCCTTATCTACAGATAATTGAGGAACCAAAGCAg AGAGGATTCAGATTTCGTTATGAATGTGAGGGCCCATCCCATGGTGGTCTGCCAGGGGCCTCCAGTGAGAGAAACAGACGGACGTATCCCACAGTCAAG GTGTCAAACTACGTGGGTCTCGCTCGCGTAGAGGTTCAGCTAGTGACGCACACGGACCCCCCTCGCGTTCACGCGCACAGCCTGGTGGGTCGCCATTGTAATGACAACGGGATATGTACCATTGACGTCGGGCCTAATGATCTCACTGCACA ATTCAGTAATTTAGGCATCCTCCATGTCACTAAGAGAGGAGTGGTTGAAGTATTAACAAAAAGACTGAGAGAAGAGAAGAGGAGGATGAAAGAGGCTGGATATAAATCTACCG ATGCAGAGGATCAGGCTATTTTGCAAGAGGCCAAAGAACTGGGCAAAAACATGGACTTAAATATTGTGAGGTTAAAGTTCACCGCTTACTTGCAGGACAGTAATGGGAGTTTTACAAGAGCCTTGAAGCCAGTTGTCTCCAACCCTATCTATGATAGTA AATCACCAAATGCTTCAAATCTGAAGATCTCCCGCATGGATAAAACCTCTGGATCAGTGCTGGGAGGAGAAGAGGTCTTTCTACTCTGTGATAAAGTTCAAAaag ATGATATTGATATTCGTTTTtatgaggaagaggaggatggAGGATGGGAGGCATTTGGAGACTTCTCTCCCACTGATGTCCACAAACAG TATGCAATCGTGTTTAAGACACCACCATACCGCTGTGCAGATATCACACGTCCTGTCACAGTCTTCCTGCAGCTCAAGAGGAAGAAGGGAGGCGACTGCAGCGAACCCAAACAGTTCACGTACATTCCTCACAATCAAG ACAAAGAAGAGGTTCAGAGGAAGAGGATGAAGGCACTTCCTCAGCCCTACGATCACTGGCGGGGAGGACCTCAAGGAGGAGCAGGGGCCTTTGGAGGTCCTGGATCTGGAACAGGAGGAGGTGGAATGGGAGGAG GTTTTCAATATAATCATCCAATGGATGGTTCAGGGTATTTCATTGGTGGATGTACTGGATTTAGCGGCGGGGCACAAATGTCAGGTTCCACCCCACAGGCTGAGGGATCTCAGAATCAGCCgacaaacacacaaactcaGTCTGGCTCTCAAATGCAACAGCAGCTCTTTCAGATTG CCACAGCTCTGCAAAATCGTGCTACTTTAATGGCAAAGTGCTCTGCCCGTGCATTGTTACAGTACTGCAGCACAGGGGATGTGCGCCCTCTGCTGGTTCTGCAAAGACATCTATGTGGAGTGCAAGATGAGAACGGAGACAC GCCTCTGCACCTGGCCATTATTCATCAGCAACCTGTGGTGGTGCAACATCTTATTCAAGCCCTGAACAACACTCCACAGCAGAAGTTTATTAACAAACTCAACAAACTCAACCAG GCTCCACTGCATCTGGCTGTGATCACGAAGCAGCCCAAGTTAGTTGAGATGCTGATGAAAACAGGGGCAGACCCGAGCCTGCTAGACCACGAGGGCCGGACAGCACTCCACTTGGCCGCTCACACCGGTGATGAGGCCACACTACGCTTGATCCTGGGCATGCTGGGAGAACGCCATGCTCATTTAATAAACTCTGCTGACTTCTCAG GTCAGTATCCAGTCCATCTCGCAGTAAAGAAAGATGGAGAGCACTGTCTTCGATTGCTGGTGGAGGCAGGAGCAAAGATTAACATGCCAGAGCAGAAAAGTGGCTGCACAGCACTACACCTGGCAGTGAGGGACAACCTTTTAAAACTGGCCTGCTATCTCATTACTGAG CTGAAGGCTGACGTGAATGCGTGTACCTACGGTGGCAACAGTCCTCTTCACTTTGCTGCCAGCCAGGGCTCCCCACCTCTCTGCTCCATGCTGATAGCTGCAG gtGCTGATAAACGTATGGAGAACGACGAGCCTCTTTTTTACCAGAGCTCGTCTTCTTCGGATGAAGATGACGAGAGCGAGAAGAATGAAGTCGACAGGCAGCTTCCAGATCACATGGTGCAGCAAGTTCACTGCATGTCGATATCATCCGAAAGAGGAACGTTTAACCCACGCAAGAGACCTGCTGCGGGACACACACCATTTGACCTGGCCAAATGCCAAAAG GTTAGAGATCTTCTAGATGGCAGGAAAGGCCCCAAGCACAGTTCACTTGCCCCCAAGAGGACCAAAATAAGCACTGAGGAAG CGAACCAGGGTTTGGACGGTGAGGTGCTCACAAAGCTGTGTGGTATTCTCATTGAAGACCACGTACCCTGGAGAGAGCTGGCGGAGAAACTGGGCATGCTCACTCTCTCTCACCTGTACCAGGATAGTCCCTCACCCTGTCAGAAGCTTCTCGAAAGCTACCAG tTGAGTGGTGGTCCCGTGGACGGCCTGGTGGAGGCGCTGCAGTCTCTGGGTGTGAGTGAAGGAGTGAGATTGCTGAGAGACAGCCAACCCAGAGAGGACAAGCAGAACACAG ATTCTAAAGAGGACAGTGGCTTTGGGAGTCAGTCCATTGATGAGGAGATGGGAAATCCTGCAATGGCCAATCACTGA